From one Catharus ustulatus isolate bCatUst1 chromosome 1, bCatUst1.pri.v2, whole genome shotgun sequence genomic stretch:
- the LOC116993528 gene encoding scale keratin-like — translation MGQTGPYTPVATFPSQVTRMSCYDLCTPKTSVAVPQPIAESCNELCARQCPDSSALIQPPPMQAVVGSSGAPAFGGSLGLGGLYGTGATQASGGLCTFGRACAAPAYSPCALPRYSKKLWDTCGLC, via the exons ATGGGCCAGACTGGGCCTTACACCCCCGTGGCCACCTTCCCCTCCCAAGTGACAAGG ATGTCCTGCTATGACCTGTGCACCCCCAAAACCAGcgtggctgtgccccagcccatcGCTGAGAGCTGCAACGAGCTGTGCGCCCGCCAGTGCCCCGACTCGTCTGCCTTGATCCAGCCGCCCCCCATG CAAGCCGTGGTGGGCTCCTCTGGAGCACCGGCCTTTGGCGGCTCCCTGGGACTGGGCGGCCTCTACGGCACCGGCGCCACCCAGGCCTCGGGTGGCCTCTGCACCTTTGGCAGAgcctgcgctgctcccgccTACAGCCCTTGCGCCCTGCCCCGCTACAGCAAGAAGCTCTGGGACACCTGTGGGCTCTGCTag
- the LOC116993480 gene encoding scale keratin-like gives MSCYDVCTPKTSVAVPQPIAESCNELCARQCPDSSALIQPPPVVVTFPGPILTSFPQRAVVGSSGAPAFGGSLGLGGLYGAGATQASGGLCTFGRACAAPAYSPCALPHYSKKFWDTCGPC, from the coding sequence ATGTCCTGCTACGATgtgtgcaccccaaaaaccagcgtcgctgtgccccagcccatcGCTGAGAGCTGCAACGAGCTGTGCGCCCGCCAGTGTCCCGACTCGTCTGCCTTGATCCAGCCGCCCCCCGTGGTGGTCACCTTCCCCGgccccatcctcacctccttcccccagcgaGCCGTGGTGGGCTCCTCTGGAGCACCGGCCTTTGgcggctccctggggctgggcggcCTCTACGGCGCCGGCGCCACCCAGGCCTCAGGTGGCCTCTGCACCTTTGGCAGAGCCTGCGCTGCTCCTGCCTACAGCCCTTGCGCCCTGCCCCACTACAGCAAGAAGTTCTGGGACACATGCGGGCCCTGCTag